In one Burkholderiales bacterium GJ-E10 genomic region, the following are encoded:
- a CDS encoding regulator PrlF has product MAAILEVESTLTDRYQTTVPEAVRRALRLGKRDKIHYTIRPGGEVVLTRTGTADEDDPVLGRFLDFLAHDIANHPERLQDVDAGLVQRIRSLVGNVEVDLDAVLSAEDE; this is encoded by the coding sequence ATGGCTGCCATCCTCGAAGTCGAATCCACTCTGACTGACCGTTACCAGACCACGGTACCGGAAGCCGTGCGCCGTGCCCTTCGCCTCGGCAAGCGCGATAAGATCCACTACACCATCCGCCCCGGCGGCGAGGTGGTGTTGACGCGCACCGGCACCGCCGATGAAGACGATCCGGTGCTGGGCCGGTTCCTGGATTTCCTGGCTCACGACATCGCCAATCATCCTGAGCGTCTGCAGGATGTCGATGCTGGCCTTGTGCAGCGCATCCGCTCGCTCGTCGGGAACGTCGAAGTCGATCTCGATGCGGTCCTGTCGGCGGAAGATGAATGA
- a CDS encoding toxin with endonuclease activity YhaV yields MSAGQPAPLVIDGWTIFAHPLFLVQVETLIQQVEALKLKDPTGFTKKNASKRLAAIAKLMFEVIPQDPARPDYRQGNTLGEDHKHWFRAKFFQQYRLFFRYHAQAKVIVYAWVNDEDTKRAYESGDDAYRVFRKMLESGHPPDDWDRLLTEARVEVTRLQQIVASVVQP; encoded by the coding sequence ATGAGCGCAGGTCAGCCTGCCCCACTGGTCATCGACGGCTGGACGATATTTGCCCACCCACTGTTCCTCGTACAAGTCGAAACCCTGATCCAACAGGTCGAGGCGCTCAAACTGAAGGATCCAACGGGCTTCACCAAAAAGAACGCCAGCAAGCGCCTGGCCGCGATTGCCAAACTGATGTTCGAGGTGATTCCGCAGGATCCGGCACGGCCGGATTACCGCCAGGGCAATACCCTCGGCGAAGATCACAAACACTGGTTTCGCGCCAAGTTCTTTCAGCAGTACCGACTGTTTTTCCGCTACCACGCACAAGCCAAGGTGATCGTGTACGCCTGGGTGAATGACGAGGACACCAAGCGGGCCTACGAGAGCGGTGATGACGCCTACCGCGTATTCCGCAAGATGCTGGAAAGCGGTCACCCCCCGGATGACTGGGATCGGTTGCTGACCGAGGCGCGCGTCGAAGTCACGCGTCTGCAGCAGATTGTTGCCAGCGTGGTACAGCCGTAG
- a CDS encoding bacteriophage TP901-1 ORF40-like protein: MSEIEVKGLAGLQALLDELPARIEGNVVRGGLRSAAKVVEAEAKRLCPVGKTGDLRDSIRVTLRSKHGRISATVKAGNARAFYAHMVEFGTARHWIKPKNRKSLFVAGLLREAVDHPGAKKEPFMRPAIDGKAGEAIDAMAAYLRDRIPKEIDKAGKT, encoded by the coding sequence ATGAGTGAGATCGAAGTCAAGGGGCTCGCCGGACTGCAGGCGTTGCTCGATGAACTCCCCGCCCGGATCGAGGGCAATGTCGTGCGCGGCGGCTTGCGCTCAGCCGCCAAGGTGGTCGAAGCCGAGGCCAAGCGCCTCTGTCCGGTGGGCAAGACCGGGGATCTGCGAGATTCGATCCGCGTAACGCTCCGCTCGAAACACGGCCGCATCAGCGCCACGGTCAAGGCCGGCAACGCCCGCGCGTTCTACGCCCACATGGTCGAATTCGGCACCGCGCGGCACTGGATCAAGCCCAAGAATCGCAAGAGCCTGTTCGTGGCAGGCCTGCTGCGCGAAGCCGTCGATCACCCGGGGGCGAAGAAGGAACCCTTCATGCGTCCTGCCATCGACGGCAAGGCGGGTGAGGCGATCGATGCCATGGCGGCCTACCTGCGGGATCGCATCCCCAAGGAAATCGACAAGGCGGGCAAGACATGA
- a CDS encoding phage head-tail adaptor, with the protein MPLVSGGRLNQRITIQAMTRVRGPLGGHDETWSDFAVVWAEVTDLSGREIFNAKAMGSAVTKRITIRYRTDILAAMRVVFSDGSMARIEWIRRVSPKLWVELYCLDLDEGSYE; encoded by the coding sequence ATGCCGCTCGTCTCCGGCGGACGTCTCAATCAGCGCATCACGATCCAGGCCATGACCCGGGTTCGCGGGCCTCTGGGCGGCCACGATGAAACCTGGTCCGACTTCGCCGTCGTCTGGGCCGAAGTCACCGACCTGTCGGGCCGGGAGATCTTCAATGCGAAAGCGATGGGAAGTGCGGTCACCAAGCGCATCACGATCCGCTACCGCACCGACATTCTGGCTGCGATGCGGGTCGTCTTCTCCGACGGTTCCATGGCGCGCATCGAATGGATCCGGCGCGTCTCGCCCAAATTGTGGGTGGAGCTCTATTGCCTGGATCTGGATGAAGGAAGCTACGAATGA
- a CDS encoding putative uncharacterized protein (Precursor) — MILNEKLSEALAVLAAIPPSAQAVGVVFSPWIELNEADRILAVIQVGTFGALATVDASIAQAQDAKGTNAKLIGAGKAVALAAAAGNDVQATIDVAATELDAANGYGFVQLGVAVGVAATETAALILGGSARYEPASSFNGAGVVASV, encoded by the coding sequence ATGATTCTGAACGAGAAACTCTCCGAAGCGCTCGCCGTGCTCGCCGCCATCCCTCCTTCGGCCCAGGCCGTGGGCGTCGTCTTCAGTCCGTGGATCGAGCTCAATGAAGCAGACCGCATCCTCGCCGTCATCCAGGTCGGCACCTTCGGCGCCCTGGCCACGGTCGATGCCTCGATCGCGCAGGCGCAGGATGCCAAGGGCACGAACGCCAAGCTGATCGGCGCCGGCAAGGCTGTCGCCCTGGCGGCTGCCGCCGGCAACGACGTGCAGGCCACCATCGATGTCGCCGCCACCGAGCTCGATGCAGCCAACGGTTACGGCTTCGTGCAGCTGGGCGTCGCGGTCGGGGTGGCGGCAACCGAGACCGCCGCGCTGATCCTGGGCGGCTCCGCGCGGTATGAGCCGGCCAGCAGCTTCAATGGTGCCGGCGTCGTCGCCTCGGTCTGA
- a CDS encoding phage major capsid protein, HK97 family yields MSKKLRELQAKKAAVAQDKVECLNAASGLLDQAEAAGRDLNEDESREFARLKAEAQAKGSEIERIQTAIDLEQERIAAQSAAGSVVVLSGNGQDITVEDRSASDATAGFRNFGEFARAVFQASLPGNAPDGRLLTQRLAAAPTAYGSETAGADGGFLVPPQFAKDIFTLSLDDEALLPLTDNTNVAGNAMVFPKDETTPWGTDGITVAWQAEGLAAATSKPKLGTSALRLKKLMALVPITDELLSDTDALTSYLPKKVASRMQWKINESILFGSGAGIPQGALAGNAVITQAKDSGQATNTLTPANLANMISRLPPGSFKNAVWIVNNSVLPALFTLTLGNYPIYLPVGGGVGGMRGSPYGTLLGRPVYVSQHASQFSSQGDVILVDLSYYQTITKEGGMETATSMHLYFDADATAFRTLFRMDGQSKIAAPILPAKGAATLSPFIQLAAR; encoded by the coding sequence ATGAGCAAGAAACTGCGTGAATTGCAGGCGAAGAAAGCAGCCGTCGCCCAGGACAAGGTCGAGTGTCTGAATGCAGCCTCCGGTCTGCTGGATCAGGCCGAAGCGGCCGGACGTGATCTCAACGAAGACGAGAGCCGGGAATTCGCCCGGCTCAAGGCCGAGGCGCAGGCCAAAGGCAGCGAGATCGAACGCATCCAGACGGCGATCGACCTCGAACAGGAGCGCATCGCCGCCCAATCTGCGGCAGGATCGGTGGTGGTGCTCTCCGGCAACGGTCAGGACATCACGGTGGAGGATCGCAGCGCAAGCGATGCGACGGCGGGCTTTCGCAACTTCGGCGAATTCGCCCGTGCGGTCTTCCAGGCGTCGCTTCCGGGCAATGCGCCGGATGGCCGGTTGCTGACGCAGCGACTGGCGGCGGCACCCACGGCCTACGGCTCCGAGACGGCGGGCGCCGATGGCGGCTTCCTGGTTCCGCCGCAGTTTGCCAAGGACATCTTCACGCTGTCGCTGGACGACGAGGCCCTGCTGCCGCTCACCGACAACACCAACGTGGCGGGCAATGCGATGGTGTTCCCGAAGGACGAGACCACCCCCTGGGGCACGGACGGCATCACGGTGGCCTGGCAGGCCGAGGGGTTGGCGGCGGCGACCAGCAAGCCCAAGCTCGGCACCTCGGCCCTGCGGCTCAAGAAGCTGATGGCGTTGGTGCCCATCACCGACGAGTTGCTCTCGGACACCGATGCGTTGACGTCCTATCTGCCGAAGAAGGTGGCTTCCCGCATGCAGTGGAAGATCAACGAGTCGATCCTGTTCGGCTCGGGCGCCGGGATCCCGCAGGGAGCGCTGGCGGGGAACGCCGTCATCACCCAGGCGAAGGACTCCGGCCAGGCGACCAATACGCTGACCCCGGCGAATCTGGCCAACATGATCTCGCGCCTGCCGCCGGGTTCGTTCAAGAACGCGGTGTGGATCGTCAACAACAGCGTGCTGCCGGCGCTCTTCACCCTGACGCTGGGCAACTATCCGATCTACCTGCCGGTGGGCGGCGGCGTGGGCGGCATGCGGGGTTCGCCCTACGGCACGCTCTTGGGACGCCCGGTCTATGTCTCGCAGCATGCGTCGCAATTCTCGAGCCAGGGCGACGTGATCCTGGTCGACCTTTCCTACTACCAGACCATCACCAAGGAGGGCGGCATGGAGACCGCAACCTCGATGCATCTGTACTTCGACGCCGATGCCACGGCGTTTCGCACGCTGTTCCGGATGGACGGGCAGTCGAAGATCGCCGCTCCCATCCTTCCGGCCAAGGGGGCGGCGACGCTTTCGCCCTTCATTCAACTGGCCGCCCGTTGA
- a CDS encoding peptidase S49, whose translation MALQLNPKAKAHARELINDGRVDRDSPWSIDAEEENALLNDDDWAQYGLWFLGLDEAENSDTKAHYRYPVGKAGRVYRSALIAIRQRAGQQDAAGIFDAAGELIELIDEDQGAPGDDDAAPTGSADKTRLGPAALDARRLAMATSPWALMPECLAAVTHPFAQPPQARPVVSRNPSSSPAAIAVLSLTGVITQHPDWMGDTSLDGFMTDFLTAMNDPAVGAVLISIDSPGGSVYGVQEVSELMRAMREQKPVVAFANSLAASAAYWIGCSASSFYCTPGGEVGSIGVWQAHMDISGLLTQAGIQTTVISAGKYKTEGNPYQPLDETAQAFMQSRVDDYYSAFVDAVAQARGVTSDTVRNGMGQGRVLGARDALQQNMIDGVMTLPQVLQGMARQLSARGPQPSRKGSASSRSRLAMLA comes from the coding sequence ATGGCCCTACAACTCAACCCCAAAGCAAAAGCACACGCCCGAGAACTCATCAACGACGGCCGGGTGGACCGGGATTCGCCCTGGAGCATCGATGCCGAGGAAGAGAACGCCCTGCTGAATGATGACGACTGGGCGCAATACGGCCTGTGGTTCCTGGGACTCGACGAAGCCGAAAACAGCGACACCAAGGCGCATTACCGCTACCCGGTGGGCAAGGCCGGCCGGGTGTACCGCTCGGCACTGATCGCGATCCGCCAGCGCGCCGGGCAGCAGGACGCGGCGGGAATCTTCGATGCGGCCGGTGAACTGATCGAGCTCATCGATGAGGATCAGGGTGCGCCCGGTGACGACGATGCGGCCCCAACAGGGTCTGCCGACAAGACGAGGCTCGGCCCCGCAGCACTTGATGCTCGCCGCTTGGCGATGGCCACCAGCCCTTGGGCGCTGATGCCGGAGTGTCTGGCGGCGGTGACGCATCCCTTTGCGCAGCCTCCCCAGGCGCGTCCGGTCGTGAGCCGCAATCCATCTTCCTCGCCGGCTGCGATCGCCGTGCTCTCGCTCACCGGCGTCATCACCCAGCATCCGGACTGGATGGGCGACACCAGCCTCGACGGCTTCATGACGGATTTCCTGACGGCGATGAACGATCCGGCGGTGGGCGCCGTCCTCATTTCCATCGACTCGCCCGGCGGCTCGGTGTACGGCGTGCAGGAAGTGTCCGAACTGATGCGCGCCATGCGCGAACAAAAGCCGGTGGTGGCGTTCGCCAACAGCCTCGCCGCCTCCGCCGCCTACTGGATCGGCTGCAGCGCCTCATCGTTCTACTGCACGCCCGGCGGCGAAGTGGGCTCGATCGGCGTGTGGCAGGCGCACATGGACATCTCCGGCCTGCTCACCCAGGCCGGCATCCAGACCACGGTGATCTCGGCGGGCAAGTACAAGACCGAGGGCAATCCTTATCAACCCCTGGATGAGACCGCGCAGGCCTTCATGCAGTCACGGGTGGACGATTACTACTCGGCCTTCGTCGATGCGGTGGCCCAGGCCCGCGGCGTCACGTCCGACACCGTGCGTAACGGCATGGGACAGGGGCGGGTGCTGGGAGCACGGGACGCCCTGCAACAGAACATGATCGACGGCGTGATGACCCTGCCACAGGTCTTGCAGGGCATGGCGCGGCAACTCTCGGCGAGGGGTCCGCAGCCGTCCAGGAAAGGATCCGCTTCCAGCCGCAGCCGCCTGGCCATGCTGGCGTAA
- a CDS encoding putative phage portal protein has protein sequence MGIRSFLSRIFASGDRSPYGGFWFEPVGVHTTAGMRVSADSALQLSAVYACVRIIASQFASLPFTLYRNRPDGGKDRVTDHPIYRLLTRKPNPYQNAFEWREMMAGHLALRGNAYNQIVSDARGNITALMPLHPDRVQILLQTSGDYGYRYTQPNGAIVTYSRGEIWHLRGLSSDGVIGLSPLALARNALGGAMAAQDYGARFFANDATPTGGWIEYPGSFKDKQAREQFRESLQEAQSGINHGKLAVFEFGMKYHQISVTPEDAQFLETRRFQVTDIARWFGVPPHKIGDLDRATNNNIEQQALEFVQETLGPMAERWEASIEAELLFDDEDLEAEFQFSQLMRGDSQSRATFYNMGIQSGWLTRNEARIAENLNPLPGLDAPLRPLNMAEEGTNPLPPQNADTP, from the coding sequence ATGGGCATCCGCAGCTTCTTGTCGCGCATCTTCGCCAGCGGCGATCGCTCGCCCTATGGCGGGTTCTGGTTCGAGCCGGTCGGGGTGCATACCACCGCCGGGATGCGCGTCAGCGCCGACTCCGCCCTGCAATTGTCGGCGGTATACGCCTGCGTGCGCATCATCGCGAGCCAGTTCGCGAGTCTGCCCTTCACGCTGTACCGCAACCGGCCCGACGGCGGCAAGGACCGGGTGACGGATCACCCGATCTACCGGCTGCTCACCCGGAAACCGAATCCCTATCAGAACGCCTTCGAGTGGCGCGAGATGATGGCAGGCCACCTGGCCTTGCGCGGCAATGCCTACAACCAGATCGTGTCAGATGCGCGCGGCAACATCACCGCATTGATGCCGCTGCATCCGGACCGGGTGCAGATTCTGTTGCAGACCAGCGGCGATTACGGCTATCGCTACACCCAGCCGAACGGAGCGATCGTCACCTATTCGCGCGGCGAGATCTGGCATCTGCGCGGGCTGTCCTCCGACGGCGTCATCGGGCTCTCCCCCCTCGCGCTGGCGAGGAACGCCCTCGGCGGGGCCATGGCAGCCCAGGATTACGGCGCGCGCTTCTTCGCCAACGACGCCACCCCCACCGGCGGCTGGATCGAGTATCCGGGATCCTTCAAGGACAAGCAGGCGCGCGAGCAGTTTCGCGAGTCCCTGCAGGAGGCGCAGTCCGGGATCAACCACGGCAAGCTCGCCGTATTCGAGTTCGGCATGAAGTACCACCAGATCAGCGTAACGCCGGAAGATGCGCAGTTTCTGGAGACGCGCCGGTTCCAGGTCACCGACATCGCCCGCTGGTTCGGCGTGCCGCCGCACAAGATCGGCGATCTGGATCGGGCGACCAACAACAACATCGAACAGCAGGCGCTGGAGTTCGTGCAGGAGACCCTGGGGCCGATGGCCGAGCGCTGGGAGGCCTCGATCGAGGCCGAACTGCTGTTCGACGATGAGGATCTGGAAGCGGAGTTCCAGTTCTCGCAGCTGATGCGCGGCGATTCGCAGTCGCGCGCCACGTTCTACAACATGGGCATCCAGTCCGGCTGGCTCACGCGCAACGAAGCGCGCATTGCCGAGAATCTGAACCCGCTGCCCGGGCTCGATGCCCCCTTGCGCCCGCTCAACATGGCCGAAGAAGGGACAAACCCGCTGCCGCCGCAGAACGCCGATACACCTTGA
- a CDS encoding phage terminase-like protein, large subunit, with protein sequence MTDSKYTTIARHYAESVVAGDIPACRWVKLACQRQLDDLARFRGKASPYRFNPALTDGKGKRYHPADNLCAFIERLPHVKGPLAGEPIRLEPWQVFILTTVFGWVKPDGKRRFRRSYIEVPRGNAKSTLSSGVALYMLAADGEGGAEVYSLATTRDQARIVFGDAQAMARRSPGFRSRFGVEVGAHNLHVLATGSKFEALSAEGSTLDGLNIHFGCVDELHAHKTRTVYDVVETGTGKRDNSLLWVITTAGSNRAGICYEIRTFVNRLLEGLFVDDSQFGIVYGLDDGDGWADETALVKANPNWGISVRPEVLLPLQAKAMQMPSAANNFKTKHLNEWVNADTAWMDMRAWDACADPELSEQDFAGEPCFIGLDLASKVDIAAKAKVFEREGRFYVFLSYYLPEAAVEDGRNSQYSGWARRGLLTVTPGNVTDFDQIEAELVADASRFEVKEVPFDPFQATQLSTHLIAQGLPMVEMRPTVLNFSEPMKQLEALVLQRRLVHDGDPILAWMISNVVCHRDAKDNIYPRKEREENKIDGVVALIMALGRMMTQVDAPPVIDSSYEMMVI encoded by the coding sequence ATGACGGATTCGAAATACACGACCATCGCCAGGCACTATGCCGAATCCGTGGTGGCCGGTGACATCCCGGCCTGCCGCTGGGTGAAGCTGGCCTGCCAGAGGCAACTCGACGATCTCGCGCGGTTCCGTGGCAAGGCCAGCCCCTACCGGTTCAACCCGGCCCTGACCGACGGCAAAGGCAAGCGATATCACCCCGCCGACAACCTGTGCGCGTTCATCGAGCGGCTGCCGCACGTCAAGGGGCCGCTGGCGGGCGAACCGATCCGCCTGGAGCCGTGGCAGGTGTTCATCCTCACGACCGTCTTCGGTTGGGTGAAACCGGATGGCAAGCGGCGTTTCCGCCGCTCCTACATCGAGGTGCCGCGCGGCAATGCCAAATCGACGCTCTCGTCGGGAGTGGCGCTCTACATGCTGGCAGCCGACGGCGAGGGCGGCGCCGAGGTCTACAGTCTGGCCACCACCCGCGACCAGGCGCGCATCGTGTTCGGCGACGCGCAGGCCATGGCCCGCCGGAGCCCGGGATTTCGTTCCCGCTTCGGGGTCGAAGTCGGCGCGCACAACCTGCATGTGCTGGCCACGGGTTCCAAGTTCGAGGCCTTGTCCGCTGAGGGCTCGACCTTGGACGGCCTCAACATCCACTTCGGCTGCGTGGACGAGCTGCACGCGCACAAGACCCGCACCGTCTACGACGTGGTGGAAACCGGCACGGGCAAGCGCGACAACTCGCTCTTGTGGGTCATCACCACTGCCGGCAGCAACCGCGCCGGCATCTGTTACGAGATCCGCACCTTCGTCAACCGGCTGCTCGAAGGCCTGTTCGTGGACGATTCGCAATTCGGCATCGTCTACGGGCTGGACGACGGGGATGGGTGGGCGGATGAAACCGCACTCGTCAAGGCCAATCCGAACTGGGGCATCTCGGTGCGCCCCGAAGTGTTGCTGCCGCTGCAGGCCAAGGCCATGCAGATGCCCTCGGCCGCCAACAACTTCAAGACCAAGCATCTCAACGAATGGGTCAACGCCGACACCGCCTGGATGGACATGCGCGCCTGGGATGCCTGTGCGGATCCGGAGCTTTCCGAGCAGGATTTCGCGGGCGAGCCGTGTTTCATCGGGCTCGATCTGGCGTCCAAGGTCGATATCGCCGCCAAGGCGAAGGTCTTCGAGCGCGAGGGCCGGTTCTACGTATTCCTGAGCTATTACCTGCCCGAGGCAGCCGTGGAGGACGGGCGCAACAGCCAGTATTCCGGCTGGGCGCGCCGGGGACTTTTGACCGTGACGCCGGGGAACGTCACCGACTTCGACCAGATCGAGGCGGAACTGGTGGCCGACGCGAGCCGCTTCGAGGTCAAGGAAGTGCCGTTCGACCCGTTCCAGGCCACCCAGTTGTCGACCCACCTCATCGCGCAGGGACTGCCGATGGTCGAGATGCGCCCCACGGTGCTGAACTTCTCCGAACCGATGAAACAACTCGAGGCGCTGGTGCTGCAGCGGCGCCTGGTGCATGACGGCGACCCGATCCTCGCCTGGATGATCTCCAACGTCGTCTGCCACCGGGACGCCAAGGACAACATCTATCCACGGAAAGAACGCGAGGAAAACAAGATCGACGGCGTGGTGGCCTTGATCATGGCGCTGGGCCGCATGATGACGCAAGTTGATGCGCCGCCCGTCATCGATTCCAGTTACGAAATGATGGTGATCTGA
- a CDS encoding phage terminase small subunit: MAAGGKRDGAGRKPLPVAVKKIKGTLQKCRTNPREPRPVGTLGEPPEYMSDTAKEAWRYAVANAPAGLLSSLDAAVLERWANCAGMYREALAKINRAGVAAMLHKTPSGILRRSPLMDVIRDLAMEMKGYEAEMGFTPASRSRVQVAQDARHTDDPWADIAG; the protein is encoded by the coding sequence ATGGCCGCCGGCGGCAAACGCGACGGCGCAGGGCGCAAACCGCTGCCCGTCGCGGTGAAGAAGATCAAGGGAACCTTGCAGAAATGCCGAACCAATCCGCGCGAGCCGCGTCCGGTGGGCACCCTGGGCGAGCCGCCCGAGTACATGTCGGACACCGCCAAGGAAGCGTGGCGCTATGCCGTGGCGAACGCGCCGGCCGGGTTGCTCTCCTCGCTCGATGCAGCGGTGCTGGAGCGCTGGGCGAACTGCGCCGGGATGTATCGCGAAGCGCTCGCCAAGATCAACCGCGCGGGGGTGGCCGCCATGCTGCACAAAACCCCCAGCGGCATCCTGCGGCGCTCGCCGCTCATGGACGTGATCCGCGATCTGGCGATGGAAATGAAGGGTTACGAGGCGGAAATGGGATTCACGCCGGCGTCACGCTCCCGGGTGCAGGTCGCGCAGGACGCCCGGCACACCGACGACCCCTGGGCGGACATTGCCGGCTGA
- a CDS encoding transglycosylase codes for MPTAAPTPCRHPGCAVVLTTPGYCDTHRRATRKQQDERRGSAAARGYGARWRKARASYLSRHPLCAECERLGRLTAATVVDHIVPHRGNRELFWDERNWQALCKPCHDAKTAREDGGFGNASDR; via the coding sequence ATGCCGACTGCCGCTCCGACCCCGTGCCGTCATCCGGGATGCGCCGTGGTGCTCACCACACCGGGCTATTGCGACACGCATCGGCGTGCGACCCGCAAGCAGCAGGACGAGCGTCGGGGATCGGCAGCGGCACGCGGCTACGGCGCCCGATGGCGCAAGGCGCGTGCCTCGTACCTGAGCCGACATCCGCTGTGCGCCGAGTGCGAACGTCTGGGGCGACTCACTGCGGCCACCGTGGTCGATCACATCGTTCCGCACCGTGGCAACCGGGAACTGTTCTGGGACGAGCGCAACTGGCAGGCGCTGTGCAAGCCCTGCCACGACGCCAAAACGGCGCGCGAGGACGGCGGCTTCGGCAATGCGAGCGACCGGTAG
- a CDS encoding DNA modification methylase: MTELRHPAAGIRIEMRPVDVLIPYVRNARQHSDTQVAQIAASIREFGWGAPILVDGSNNVIAGHGRLLAARKLGLAEVPVVPMTHLTDIQRRALILADNKIGENAAWDEELLGLELAELNDAGFDLGLTGFSAEEWESLIAGEEATKDGLTDDDAVPEIPETPISRTGDLWLLGEHKLLCGDATQADDYTALLGDELPDMAFTDPPYNVNYANTAKDKLRGKHRPILNDNLGADFGTFLTDACRNILAVTKGAVYIAMSSSELDTLQSAFRSAGGKWSTFIIWAKNTFTLGRADYQRQYEPILYGWRDGTDHYWCGDRDQGDVWQVKKPQKNDLHPTMKPVELVERAIRNSSKSRDIVLDPFGGSGSTLIACEKAGRCARLIELDPKYVDVIVRRWQQFTGQEAKRAGDGAKFGDLAISDQATIL; this comes from the coding sequence ATGACTGAGCTGCGCCATCCGGCGGCCGGCATTCGGATCGAGATGCGCCCCGTCGACGTCCTGATCCCTTACGTTCGCAACGCCAGGCAGCATTCCGATACCCAGGTCGCGCAGATCGCCGCCAGCATCCGCGAATTCGGCTGGGGCGCGCCGATCCTGGTCGACGGGAGCAACAACGTGATCGCCGGCCACGGCAGGCTGCTTGCCGCGCGCAAGCTTGGGCTTGCCGAGGTGCCGGTCGTGCCGATGACACACCTCACCGACATCCAGCGCCGCGCGCTGATCCTGGCCGACAACAAGATCGGCGAGAACGCAGCATGGGACGAGGAGTTGTTGGGCCTCGAACTCGCGGAACTGAACGACGCCGGTTTCGACCTCGGATTGACCGGATTCTCCGCCGAGGAGTGGGAGTCGCTGATCGCCGGGGAAGAAGCCACCAAGGATGGGCTCACCGATGACGATGCCGTGCCCGAGATACCGGAGACACCCATCTCCAGGACCGGGGATCTCTGGCTTCTGGGCGAGCACAAGCTGCTGTGCGGCGATGCCACCCAGGCTGACGACTACACGGCGCTGCTGGGCGACGAATTGCCCGACATGGCCTTCACCGATCCGCCCTACAACGTCAACTACGCCAACACGGCCAAAGACAAGCTGCGCGGCAAGCACCGCCCGATCCTCAACGACAACCTGGGAGCCGACTTCGGCACCTTCCTGACGGATGCCTGTCGGAACATCCTGGCGGTGACCAAGGGCGCGGTCTACATCGCGATGAGCTCGTCGGAGCTCGACACCCTGCAGTCGGCGTTCCGGTCCGCCGGCGGCAAGTGGTCGACCTTCATCATCTGGGCCAAGAACACGTTCACGCTCGGCCGCGCCGACTACCAGCGCCAGTACGAGCCGATCCTGTACGGCTGGCGCGATGGTACCGACCACTACTGGTGCGGGGATCGCGATCAGGGTGATGTATGGCAGGTCAAGAAGCCGCAGAAGAACGATCTGCATCCGACCATGAAGCCGGTCGAACTGGTGGAACGCGCGATCCGCAACAGCAGCAAGAGCCGCGACATCGTGCTCGACCCGTTCGGCGGTTCCGGATCCACCTTGATCGCCTGCGAGAAAGCAGGACGGTGCGCGCGTCTGATCGAACTCGATCCCAAGTACGTGGATGTGATCGTGCGCCGCTGGCAGCAATTCACCGGCCAGGAAGCAAAACGCGCCGGTGACGGCGCGAAATTCGGGGATCTTGCGATCTCCGATCAGGCGACGATCTTGTAG